Genomic window (Deltaproteobacteria bacterium):
TCGTCTCGCCCCTTATGCCGGGAAAATGCTGACCTGGTTTCTATCCAAAGCGGGAAGTGCCGGCATGATCGCGTTGCAGTTTCTTTTTACCATCATCATGGCCGTCATCTTTTACGCAAAAGGCGAGGTTTTTGCCACAGGATTCATCCGCTTTGCCAGGAAACTCGGGGGGGCTCACGGAGAAGAAGTCGTTCTGCTCGCCATACAAACAATCAGAGGGGTTGCCCTTGGGGTGGTCGGCACGGCCCTGATCCAGTCATTCCTGGCGGGCCTCGGCGTGGCTGTCTGCGGCGTCCCCGCCGCCGCCGTCCTGACAGCCATCATGTTCATGCTGTGCATTGCCCAGCTCGGTCCAAGCCTGGTACTCATACCCGCAATAATTTGGCTCTACTACAGTGGGGAAACGACCTGGGGAACCGTCCTTGTGGCATGGGCCGTATTTGTCAGTACTTTCGATAATTTTGTCCGGCCGTTTCTGATCCGAATGGGCGCCGACTTACCTTTCCTTCTGATATTCCTCGGGGTAATAGGCGGGCTGGTCGGCTTTGGTGTAATCGGTCTCTTTGTCGGGCCCGTCTTGCTTGCCGTCACCTATCGCCTGCTCGCGGCGTGGGTGGACCGCTCAGACGAGAATCCAGGCTCCATGGATACGGAGGAGGACCCCGGAATGCCCCGTAGAGAACCGGAACATCAGAAATTTTAAGGTTCCTTTGCATTTGACATGCCTTATCGACTTGCCTATAGTCCCGTTGGCCCCCAATATGGCGTTACTGCGTATCTGGGTTCGTAGCGAAAAGGGAAACGAGGTAACCGATGCAACGGAAAC
Coding sequences:
- the ydiK gene encoding AI-2E family transporter YdiK — encoded protein: MSAGKHSSPDLTRITLQVFLITALIIATFWILRPFLPSMIWAAMIVASTWPLMLKMEARLWHKRALAVSVMTLMILLFFIIPFSLAIAVIVENVDYITSWKHAFRLETMPAVQDWLTGIPVVGPKLATGWRDFVGGPEGLSARLAPYAGKMLTWFLSKAGSAGMIALQFLFTIIMAVIFYAKGEVFATGFIRFARKLGGAHGEEVVLLAIQTIRGVALGVVGTALIQSFLAGLGVAVCGVPAAAVLTAIMFMLCIAQLGPSLVLIPAIIWLYYSGETTWGTVLVAWAVFVSTFDNFVRPFLIRMGADLPFLLIFLGVIGGLVGFGVIGLFVGPVLLAVTYRLLAAWVDRSDENPGSMDTEEDPGMPRREPEHQKF